The Lysobacter gummosus sequence TAGGCATCGCCCTGAATCAGCGCGCGGGCGATGCGCAGATTCATCGGCGCCTGATCGGCGTCGAGCCCGGCCAACGCGTCCAGCGCCGGCTGCGGCTGGCCGATGGCATTGAGCAAGCGCGCGTGCTCGATCGCGTATTGCAGCGCGCCGGGATGACGCCGGCTCAAATCGGCGTAAGCCGCGGCCGCATCGCTCAGGCGCCGCGGGTCCATGCTCAGGCGCTGCGCGCGCAGCCGCCGCGCGACTTCCTCCGGCACCGGCCGCAGCATCGCCTGCGCCGCGTCCATCTGTTCGATCGCGGCCATCGATTGCGCCAGCCGCGATTGCGCCTGCGCCAACTGGATGCGCGCCAGACCGAAGCGCGGCGCCATGCGCACCACTTCGTTGCCGAGCGCGACCGTGGCGATCCAGTCGCGCCGCTCGATCGCGGTGGACATCGCTTCGTAGCGGCGCGCCGCGGTCTCGTTGAGTTCCAGCTTCGGCCACACGCCTTCGCGCCGCGGCAGCAACCGCTGCATGAGCTGACGCGACAAGGCATCGGCCATCGCCGGCACCTGCTCGGGCGAGCCGCGCAGTTCGATGTTGCGATCCCGTCCGGCGTCCTCGAAACGCGCGCGCAGCACGATCTGATTCGGCGCATTGGGCGGCGTCGCGGAGGAAATGAACACCACCGCGATGCGCGGGGTGATCGCATCCGAGCGCGCCGCCAGTTCCGACGGCGTCAGCAGCGCCACATCGGGAATACCGCCGAGCTTCCACGCCAGCCATTCGTAGCTCAGCCGCGACGGCCATCGATCAGCGTTGCCTGGATCGCGCACTTCGATCAGCGCGATGGCGGCGCTCGGCCCGGGCACAGGCGCCGTGTGCTGGCGCGTAACCAGCCATCCGGTGATGCCGATCATCGCCGCCATCAACACCAGCAACGAGGCCATGCCGAATATCGCCGCATGGCGCTGGTGATCGACAGCGGCGATCGGCCTGAATCCTTCGCCGTCGTCGGCGGGTTCGGCTTCGATGGTGTCGGCAGGTTGTGCCGTATCCATCGCGACCGGCAGGGACGGCGCCGCATCGGACGGCTCTTCCGGTGTCGCTTCGATCGCCGGCAACGTATCGACCGCTTCGATCGGATGATCGGGCTCGAACAGATAACCGGCCTTGGTGACCGTGCGGATCCAATGCTTGCGCTCATCGCCCAACGCCTTGCGCAACAGCCACACGCTGCGCGACAGGTTCTTGTCTTCGACCACGCAACCCGGCCACAACCGGTCGAACAACTCCTCGCGCGGATGCAGGCGGTTGGGTTCCGACAACAGGATCAGCAACAGATCGAACACCCGCCGCGGCAGGTCCACATCGGGTCCGATGCCGACGATCCGGCGCTGGTGCAAGTCCAGACACAAGCTGCCGACGCGCACATATCGCGCATCGCTGTGCCAGACATCGCTCGTTGCCATGGTCATGGGCCTCCCTGGTCGCAGACGACAGCGCGAACGGCGAGATCGCTCTCGGCGTCACGGTCCGGATGCTGTGCTTGGGGGTGTTCGACTGTACGACAAGAGCGCACTAATCGAGCACCAAAAACCTGCTCACATAGCGAAGTTCCGGTGAGATCGGTCACAGTGCCGAGGTTTTCTTTGCTCGGCGAATGCCGGCACGCAGCGTGTGCTGCCGCGTACGGATGGCGGCGTGGCGCGAGTTCGCAAGCGCGGCACAACGATGGGCGTGCCAGTGCGGCGCAGCGTCTGCGCAGACGAATCGAGCACGCGCCATGCGGATGTTTCGAATTTGTATCGTGCTAAAAGCTGCGGCGGACCTGCACCGCCATCAACTTGGTCGTTCACCTTGAAATGGAATTGAGCGCAAACCTTCCACTCCGGCTTGGATTCCTGCGGAGGCTCACCGCAACCACTCAACGCCGCCAACAATAAAAACACCGGTCACTACACTGAACTTATCCATTCGGACTGGTTGCATCTGAGATCGCTGCATTCCATCGGTCTCGCCAGGACTAACTGACGACACCCGCCCGAAGGCTCTGTCCACATCCCGCGCAATGCAACTATTGTGCGCGACTACCCGAGGTTCCGAACTGAAGATAATTGGCGCGCGCCTGGGTAAGACTCAAATCGCGGTTAGGACCGCCCCGTATTTCGTCAGCATCGTCGTCATCCTGACCGTCGTCCTCCCAGCGACAGACCGAGCAGATTTCATATTGCCCGCGCTCATCCAGGGTTTCGCCACCGCAACAGGGGCAACGCAGGGGTAGGTTTTGGACCATCGTCATTCCCGACTCTCGCGGCTATATCATCAGGGCATTGAGGCGGCTACGGTAAGGCACCTCTCCCCACAATACTTGTACGCCAGCCGACCAGTTCGCCATCGACCCAGGTGCCTTTGAATGAACCCCCGGCAACCTTGCGCATCGTCACCACACTCGCGCGATTCGCATGATTGGCCTGGCTCCGGAGCGACAACTGTGGAAATCAGGATGGGCAGCGTTTGCGCTTCATGCGCTGCGGCTCGGATGCGGCCTCGCCATCGCACCACGGTTTTCAATCCCCGCCTCGTCATCCGGATCGGATAGCGAAGCGGGGATTGCGCATGACAGTCATCACCGGCATTCGAATCAGTGCGACATCGCCCGCGCTTGCGCCTGTTGCGCTTCGTGTTGAAGCGCGGCCGCGGCGGGAACGTCCTGACCGAGCGCGCGCGTGCTTTGCTCGACCGGTTGCGACGCGGCTTGCGCGGTGTCGGTGACCACGCGGCGATGCGCGGGGTCCTGCAGTCCGCCCTGGACCGCGAACAAGCGGCTGCCATCGGGACTCTGCACGACGTGGTCGATCCGGTTCAGGCCGCTGACACGCGCTTCGTACACCATCGTGGCCGCGGCGCGTTCCTGCTTCTCGGGTGTGTTCAGCCCCGATTGCGGGCCCAGTTTCTCCACGCCGCTGAGCGCCTGACGGTACATCGCGTTGTCGGGATGGGCCGGATCGGAGATCAGCGGCGACGCGTGCGCGGCCGGCGCGCGGGCCGGAGCCTCGGCGGCGGGCACCGCAACGGCCGGAGCCGGAGCCGCTGGTGCGGGCACGGCCGGAGCGGCAGCAGGCTGCGGCGGAACCGGTGCTTGCTCCGGAGCCGCCCGAGTCTGGCCCGGCTGACCGATCCCTAATGCCTTGAGGGTATTGGTGCCGGCGATGCCGTCGTCATCGAGATGATTGGCGCGCTGGAAAGCCTTCAGCGCATCGGTGGTCGGGCGATCGAAAGTGCCGGTCACCGGCAGGTTGGCGCCGGTGCGATTGAGCGCGGTCTGCAACTCACGCACGTCGTCCGGCGCGCCGCGGCCTTCACGCAGCGAGCCGCCGAGCACGGACGGAAACGTGCTGTTGCGGTCGCCGGTGGTGACTTCGCGATAGGCCTCGTTGGGCGACATGCCGCCCTGGACGTTCTGCTGATAACGCTCGCGCATCTGCTGCAGCGCCGCCGCCGATTGCGCGGCGGTGATCGAGGCGCTGTTGCCGCCCACGTCGCCGTCGTAATAACTGCGGTTGGTGTTGGGATCGGCGACGCTGGCGAACTCCTGCGACAGCGCCAACTGCGCGCTGCGCAGTTGCGGGTCTCCACCGGCCCCGGTGATGTACGCCCGCACCTCGGGACGTTTTTCATCGACCAGATAATCGTTGAACATGCGCTCTTGCAACTGCGGCGTGAACGGCGCGTTCTCGTCGATGCCGAGCTTGGCGACCGCTTCGCGCATCGTCGCGGGAACCATCTGGTATTTGCCGACGGCGAACAACTCATCGGCATGGCCCGGATTGGTTTCGTGCAGACGCTGACGGCGCATGACTTCGCCTACCGTCATGGCCGAAAAGTCGATCTCCGCACCGTTGGCATCGCCGGCGCGACCGCGGTTGAACGAGCCGTACCCGCCTTCGCCGCTGGAGATCAGCGCGCTAAGGGGACTGTCGCGGAAAGGTTGTGTGGGTGCGGGAGCTGGAGCCTGCGCAGGCGCAGGCGCTTGTGCTTGTGCTTGTGCGGGTGCCGCGGGCGCAGGCACCGGCGAAGGCGCGGAAGGAGGAGCGGCCGGCGTCGGTGCCACCGGAGCCGGTGCGGGCGCCTGTGCATTCGGCGCTGTCGCGGCCGGCGCCGCCACAGCGATTCCCAGCGCGCCCAATGTGCGCGGACCGGCGATGCCGTCCACCGACCCGAGATTGTGCCGGCGCTGATAATCGGCCACCGCCGCCTCGGTCTGCGGCCCATAGACGCCGTTGGTCGGCAGTTGCGCGCCGTTGCGGTTCAGCGCCTCCTGCAGCCGCTGCACTTCCGCGCCCTGCTCGCCGCGGCGCAGAACGCCGTCGCGCATCGGCGAGATCACGCCGGGCTGGATCGTGCCGTTGTCGATATCGCGGATGTAGCTCTGGAACTGCCCGACCTCGACTTCGACGTGCGCATGCACCGACCCCGGCGTGCCGGTGTCGCCCATGCGTCCGAGCGGCTCGCCGTATTCGACGCGCGTGCCCTCGGCCAGCGTGGTTCCGCGGGCCATGTGCAGCACCTGGCCCAGACGCACGGCGCCGGGCTCGTTGAACGGGCGGTCGAAGATCTGCACGGTGTTGTAAGCATCGTTGAGACGATGCGCGTATCCGGAAACCGGCGCCGGAACGTTGACCGGCCCGGCGGTGTCCTGCGAGAGGATGAAATCCTTCTTTACGAAGGTGCGCCCGTCCGCCAGATTGCGCACCTCTTCGAACTCGCCGTTGACCGTCGCGTACTGACGACCGGGTTCGCGACCGGCGCTGGGATGATGCTTTTCCAGGTCTTCGAAGCTGTGGACGTGCTCAACGCCGTGGTTGCGGTCCACGCTCTCGGTGATGGTGAATCTGCCCATAGCCGTTTCTCCTAATCCTTGGGGAAATAAGGCTCCCAGCCAACTCAGGGCGCGGGAGCTTCCGGGTCTTCGGTGAGGCGCCAGCAACCGTTGCTGTCTTCGAAAAGGTACGAGTTGCCTTCCGACATGTTCATGGCGTAACGGACCAGACGCTTGTCCGCGCCCTCCTTCGACACGTCCAGCCGCAGGCGCGCGGCATCCACCGCGCCCTGGCCGTCCACGTAATGAAAGGCGCCGTCCTTGTATTGGACATTGAAGCCGTTGTAGCTCGACGCGAGCATATACACCGGCTGGGCGCGGTCGCTTTCCCCGTCCGACAGCAATTCCGCCACCTTGACCACCGGCGCGGTGAACTCGCGGGCGAGGTTCTTGTCGGCCGCGAACTTGCTCAGGAACTGATCGAAATCGCGCGACGGGCAGGCGGCCGCGGCGGGCTTGTCCAGATCGCGGAAGCCCCAGAACCGCACCTTCGTCGCCACGCCGCCACCCACGGTGTTCTTCCGGTCGTAAGGACCGTAGGTGCCGACCTGGATTCGCACGCCGAGTTCGCGATTGGCGAACCACATCTTGCAGAACCCATCCGCGCTGCAGCTTTCCGTTTCCGGCAGATAGTTGCAGACCTCGGCTTCGCCGCCGACGTTGTCCCAGCACTTGGGATCGCGCAGCGGCAGCCAACCGGCGCCAATCAGGCGCTTGCGCAGATCGGCGTAGGCCATGTCCTTGCTGAAACCCTTGGCGATATCCGGCTCGGCGGACGCCTTCGCCGGCACGGTGGGCGCAGCGGGTGCGGCCGCTTGCGCGATCGTCGGCGCGGTCGCGGCCGCCGTAGCCGCGGCAGGCGCCGGGGCCGCAGCCGGCTCGACAGCGGACGTCGCCGGTTTGCAGGCGGCCAGCAATACCAGCGGCAACAGCAGGAGGCAGATTCGATCGCGCATAGTCGGACGGATTCTCAGTAAGTCGAGGCGAGTTTAGCCAAATATCACCGCAAAGGTATCGGACGTGAGGCCAGGAGATTTACTGCAGAAACTTGCCCAACCCCGCCGGCTTTCACAACGGGTCGGCACGGCCACATAACGAGCCGAGGCCGCGAAGTTTGCATCCCCTTCGTCAAAAACATAAAGGGAGCAAAGCGACGTTTTCACAAGGCAATCGAGCCCCTGAAAAAAACACGCCTTGCTCCCACTGTCGCCGGCCGGGAACTCGCCACTGCATCGAGCACTTAGTCGCAACCGGAAACCTGACGTTTCATCGCGCCATCAAGCCTCGACGATCGGCCCATCCGGATCCGGCGACGGGCAACTCGATACATGGCACTGCGCCAGAAAGCGCCAGATGCCGGCGCGGCATTGATAGGCGTTGACGATGTTCGGATTGCTCGGGTCCACCTGCTCCCAGAAGAACCCGCCCTCGGGCGCGCACGGCCCGGGCGGTTCGGCCGATACCGGCGAGGCCGAGCCGACGGCTGCGACCATTAGCGCAAGCGCAACGCTCTTTGCGATCAAACGAGCCATAACGTATTCCTCCATTGAATATTCGTCTGAACTTCGCGATTGTCTGCAATAGAAAACTTACCCCAGCTATAACTTACCCTTCGAACCACGGGCTCCGCAGATATACAGAGCCGTTCGTGGCAGCGTCAAGCGCGCGACGGCGATTATCAAGCCGGTGTCACTGCCCCGCTCACATCGGCGCCTTTCGCCGCCGCCATCGCGATCAACGATGCCTGCAGGTCCGCATCGGCGATCGAATGCAACGGAATGCAATGCGCGGCCCCCGGCGCGAAGAAGAACATCAGAAATCCGGCGCGGCGCTTCACCTTGAAGATGACCGGCCATTTGTGCGCGTACTCGTAGCTGACGCCTACGGCGCGGATTCCGTCGTCGTCGAAGACATACGTGAACGGTTCGCGCGATTGCTTGTACAGGTAGTGCGTCGACGCCGCGCCCAGCAGCAGCATCGCCGGCACGAACAAAAGGCATCCGGCGACAACCGCGCACAATTGCGCATCGAACGGCCGGCCCTTGGACAGGCTCAACGCCGCCAGGCCGAAGGCGGCCAACGGCCAGAATGCGATGAAGACATAGCTCGCCTTGCGTTCGAGCATCAGCAGCGCGCTGGCGCGCACGCGCTCCCAGTACGAGAACGACGACGGGAAACTGATTTTTTCCGGAGAGTCCATGTGTGCGATTCGAGCATGTGGATGAAGTGAGCGAAATGCCATGTGGCACCGCGCCCTGCCGCCATCATCTCAGAGCCGCGGGCTTAATGCGGGAATAGGCCTATCGCACGCGCAAACAACCTCTCACCTTGCCATGCCGGCCCGCATCGCAACGGCTTCGGACACCCTCGCCCGGCGCCGAAGCCGTGCGCCCGATCCGGGTTTTCGCAGAAAAATACCCGGCGAAAATCGCCCTGCACAAAGCGTGACGCGACTCAATCCGGCGCCTAGGGGGGCCTGACTAATCTCGCGGCCGGATCGGGATGCGAACCATCCGCTCCGATCCGACCCCGCGCCGCCCGCGCAACCCACGCGGAGTCGCGCACCGCCTCATGCCCTCCACTTCAGGACTTCCGCATGCGCTCTGACTCCCACTCCGCACCCGCCACTTCGCGTCTGTTCCGTTGCCTGCTGCCCTGCATCGCGTTGGCGGCGATGCCCGCCATGACCGCGATGGCCGCGACACCGCCGGCCACGTCCGCCGCACCGCAGTCGATCGCGCACAAGCCGGGCAAGACCGTGCTCGGCCGCTACGACTCGCGTGAATTCATCGAGGTCAAATTCGCCCAGGAAAGCCAGGTGCACTTACAAAAAAGCGGACGCCTGGCTTCGGCCAAGTTCGGCCCGCTGCTGGCACTGGACAGCCTGACCGCCGGCACCGGGCCGATCGCTGCGGTGGAGCCCTTGTTCCGCGCCGATGCGGCCACCTTGTCGGCGCTGTCGCGCAACGCGCAGAAGGACACCGCGCAGGCGCAGCCCGATCTGAGCCAGTGGTACCGCATGCGCGTGCGCCCGGGCCAGGACATCGCCCGCGCGATCGACGAACTCAACGCCATGGGCATCGTCGAGGTCGCCTATCCGGCGCCGCTGCCGGTGCGCGCGCCCGCGTCGCCGGCGTATCACGACTATCAGTACTACAAGCTGCCCGCGGCCAACAGCGGCATCGACATCGAATACGCCCGCACCGTCGCCGGCGGCAACGGCGTCGGGGTGCGCGTGCTCGACATCGAGTACAGCTGGAACACCAATCACGAAGACCTGTCGAAGCTGCGCGCGGCCGGCGCGGCGATCAACAACGGCACGCCGAGCGATCCGTTCTCCGACAACAATCACGGCACCGCGGTGATGGGGCAATTGATCGCCGACGACAACGGCATCGGCGTCACCGGATTGGTCACCGGCGCCACCGCGCACTTCACCAATGCCATGAACACCCAGCGCGGCTACGACCCGGCCAACGCCGTGCTGACCGCCGCCAACGCGTTGCGCGCCGGCGATGTGATCCTGATCGAACAGCAGACCGGCGGCCCGAGCAATTGCAACGGCTACGTGCCGGTGGAATGGGTGCCGTCGATCTACGACGCCATTGTCGTGGCGGTCAACAAAGGCATCCACGTCGTCCAGGCCGGCGGCAACGGCAATCAGAACCTCGACAACACCGCCTGCTTCGGCGCGCCGTTCCCGCGCGGACGCGCGGATTCCGGCGCGATCATCGTCGGCGCCGGCGGCCCGCGTTCGACCACCTGGTGCAGCGACAGTGTCGCCGAACGCGCCAAGCAACCGTTCTCCACCTACGGCAACCGCGTGAACGTGCAGGCCTGGGGCCGCTGCGTCACTACCAGCGGCTACGGCAACCTCTACAACGGCGGCGCCAACGCGTTCTACACCAAGACCTTCTCCGGCACGTCCAGCGCTTCGCCCATCGTCGCCTCGGCGGTGGTGGCCTTGTCGGGCATCGCCAGGCAACGCGGCA is a genomic window containing:
- a CDS encoding winged helix-turn-helix domain-containing protein, translating into MTMATSDVWHSDARYVRVGSLCLDLHQRRIVGIGPDVDLPRRVFDLLLILLSEPNRLHPREELFDRLWPGCVVEDKNLSRSVWLLRKALGDERKHWIRTVTKAGYLFEPDHPIEAVDTLPAIEATPEEPSDAAPSLPVAMDTAQPADTIEAEPADDGEGFRPIAAVDHQRHAAIFGMASLLVLMAAMIGITGWLVTRQHTAPVPGPSAAIALIEVRDPGNADRWPSRLSYEWLAWKLGGIPDVALLTPSELAARSDAITPRIAVVFISSATPPNAPNQIVLRARFEDAGRDRNIELRGSPEQVPAMADALSRQLMQRLLPRREGVWPKLELNETAARRYEAMSTAIERRDWIATVALGNEVVRMAPRFGLARIQLAQAQSRLAQSMAAIEQMDAAQAMLRPVPEEVARRLRAQRLSMDPRRLSDAAAAYADLSRRHPGALQYAIEHARLLNAIGQPQPALDALAGLDADQAPMNLRIARALIQGDAYALGGDPDRMRAQARIARRMAGNAGQGWEIESADAALMLARADTMQYPERPPSLLYEEAAGLYETAGNATGAMTARFYALAASPPSPQADAQLDKLLATANAGGFRQLEVDILLRIAAQAQRAGATDEYRARLEQAAAVADAAGDAGARAKVGVMLAGLDMMSLRLSEAQVRMRRLDRNDVSGPFRRWYDQVQSLQYEMRGDAAGALDVALRVERELPAAAAGDAPSELRLRMACLIGEQRLALGDLAAARANLERCAASREKSSQLLAKLLDAQTEWMSGDRDTARLRLGQAAAILPMMGTGADHWNTTLHLGMLLTRLGDYPASQRWYAQIQAPVRASGYRLPMALLAIGQAENEAAQGNWSAARAHMDEARRITPASAWPLARRIEALDAVAAFAAGDYLHGRDRVVRLHQRAHELGDVYAQVELHSLLPAAEWDRCCTEPDRIALAERTGLRGATLDWLSRPRGQVTASLPVARH
- a CDS encoding CPCC family cysteine-rich protein, producing the protein MTMVQNLPLRCPCCGGETLDERGQYEICSVCRWEDDGQDDDDADEIRGGPNRDLSLTQARANYLQFGTSGSRAQ
- a CDS encoding peptidoglycan-binding domain-containing protein; translation: MGRFTITESVDRNHGVEHVHSFEDLEKHHPSAGREPGRQYATVNGEFEEVRNLADGRTFVKKDFILSQDTAGPVNVPAPVSGYAHRLNDAYNTVQIFDRPFNEPGAVRLGQVLHMARGTTLAEGTRVEYGEPLGRMGDTGTPGSVHAHVEVEVGQFQSYIRDIDNGTIQPGVISPMRDGVLRRGEQGAEVQRLQEALNRNGAQLPTNGVYGPQTEAAVADYQRRHNLGSVDGIAGPRTLGALGIAVAAPAATAPNAQAPAPAPVAPTPAAPPSAPSPVPAPAAPAQAQAQAPAPAQAPAPAPTQPFRDSPLSALISSGEGGYGSFNRGRAGDANGAEIDFSAMTVGEVMRRQRLHETNPGHADELFAVGKYQMVPATMREAVAKLGIDENAPFTPQLQERMFNDYLVDEKRPEVRAYITGAGGDPQLRSAQLALSQEFASVADPNTNRSYYDGDVGGNSASITAAQSAAALQQMRERYQQNVQGGMSPNEAYREVTTGDRNSTFPSVLGGSLREGRGAPDDVRELQTALNRTGANLPVTGTFDRPTTDALKAFQRANHLDDDGIAGTNTLKALGIGQPGQTRAAPEQAPVPPQPAAAPAVPAPAAPAPAVAVPAAEAPARAPAAHASPLISDPAHPDNAMYRQALSGVEKLGPQSGLNTPEKQERAAATMVYEARVSGLNRIDHVVQSPDGSRLFAVQGGLQDPAHRRVVTDTAQAASQPVEQSTRALGQDVPAAAALQHEAQQAQARAMSH
- a CDS encoding YcxB family protein, which encodes MDSPEKISFPSSFSYWERVRASALLMLERKASYVFIAFWPLAAFGLAALSLSKGRPFDAQLCAVVAGCLLFVPAMLLLGAASTHYLYKQSREPFTYVFDDDGIRAVGVSYEYAHKWPVIFKVKRRAGFLMFFFAPGAAHCIPLHSIADADLQASLIAMAAAKGADVSGAVTPA
- a CDS encoding S8 family serine peptidase is translated as MRSDSHSAPATSRLFRCLLPCIALAAMPAMTAMAATPPATSAAPQSIAHKPGKTVLGRYDSREFIEVKFAQESQVHLQKSGRLASAKFGPLLALDSLTAGTGPIAAVEPLFRADAATLSALSRNAQKDTAQAQPDLSQWYRMRVRPGQDIARAIDELNAMGIVEVAYPAPLPVRAPASPAYHDYQYYKLPAANSGIDIEYARTVAGGNGVGVRVLDIEYSWNTNHEDLSKLRAAGAAINNGTPSDPFSDNNHGTAVMGQLIADDNGIGVTGLVTGATAHFTNAMNTQRGYDPANAVLTAANALRAGDVILIEQQTGGPSNCNGYVPVEWVPSIYDAIVVAVNKGIHVVQAGGNGNQNLDNTACFGAPFPRGRADSGAIIVGAGGPRSTTWCSDSVAERAKQPFSTYGNRVNVQAWGRCVTTSGYGNLYNGGANAFYTKTFSGTSSASPIVASAVVALSGIARQRGITLTPRQMRDLLVNTGTPQTGTGGKIGPLPNLRAAIAQLNAGL